TTTCAGCCGATTGTCTCAATTAAGGATACATCGCAGATTTATGGATATGAATCACTCTTGCGGGGACTGGATGAACAAGGCAATTTAGTGATGCCTGAAGCAATTTTGGAGTTAGCAGCCGAAGCCGGGCTTCTGCCACAACTCGACAGAGTTGCTCGGCTCAGCACAATCACTCAAGTCAGCCAGCATCAAGTAAGCGGACATATCTTCATCAATTTTGCACCAACAGCACTTTATGACCCCGTTTCTTGTCTAGGTAGTACGGTAGAGGCAATTGATCAAGCAGGGATTCCCCATGAACGGGTTGTTTTTGAAGTTGTGGAGTCAGATAATCCCCAAGATTTAGAGCATCTCAAGGGCGTGCTTCAATTCTACCGGAATGCTGGTTTTTTAGTCGCCCTTGATGACCTCGGTTCTGGTTATTCTAGCTTGAACTTACTGCATCAGTTACGTCCTGACTTTATCAAGTTGGATATCGGATTAATTCGAAATGTGCATCAAGACCTTTATAAAGCGTCGATTACGGAGAAGCTTCTAGAGATTACTCACAAGTTAAATATCAAGACTGTCGCTGAAGGGATTGAGTGCATCGAGGAACTAAACTGGCTGCGAGAACGAGGCGCAACTCTTGCTCAAGGCTATTTGATTGCTAGACCCAGTGCTGTGCCTGCCACTACAACCCCTCGCTTTAATAACAGCCCCTTAACTTTAGCATCGGCAAATTCTAAACAGGTAGACCAACATGTTCAACATCAAAGCGAGTACGAGCGAATTGTCGCGGATGTGACGCAGCGCATCCGACAATCGTTGCAGTTAGAAGAGATTTTGCAAACCACGGCAAATGAGGTGCGACAACTGTTTGAGGTAGACCGAGTGGTGATTTATCAGTTTAAGCCAGACTGGAGTGGATTAGTTGCTGTAGAATCCTTAGCGCAAGGGTGTATGTCGATTCTGGGATTTCACGTTATGGATACCTGCTTTCAATCCACGTGTGCAAGTTCCTACCAACAAGCCAACACTAAAGCGATCGCAGATATTGAAAATGCTGGATTATCGCCGTGTCACGTTGAACTGCTGCGGAGTTTGGAAATTAGAGCTAATCTTGTCGTACCCATCTTGCAGCAACAGCGTTTATGGGGACTATTAATCGCTCACCAATGCCGTAGCACCAGACAATGGCAGCAATCAGAGATTAACTTGTTTAACCAACTAGCCGGCCAAACTGCGATCGCCATTCAGCAATCTGAACTTTACCAGCAACTACAACAAGCAAACCAAGAATTACAACGTCTTGCTTCTTATGATGGTCTGACCCAAGTGGCAAATCGACGCTGCTTTGATGACACGCTTCAGTCAGAATGGTTACGGTTGGCTCGTGAGCAAGCTTTCCTATCTTTGATTTTATGTGATGTCGATTACTTTAAGCTTTACAATGATACGCATGGACACTTGGCGGGAGACGATGCACTCAGGCAGGTTGCCAAGGCCATCTCTCAAGCAGTTAAACGCCCTGCTGATTTAGTTGCTCGCTATGGTGGAGAAGAGTTTGCAGTTATTTTGCCGAATACTGATGTGGAAGGGGCGATCGCAGTTGCCAGAGATATCCAGAACTATGTTTGTGGATTACAAATACCTCATACGAATTCTCAGGTCAGTGAATTTCTCACGATTAGTCTTGGCATTGCAACCATAATTCCTCATAGCCAATCATCCCCTGCGAGCTTAGTTGCAGCTGCTGACCAGGGACTTTACCAAGCAAAAGCCCAAGGTAGAAACTGTATAATGCAGATGAACTGTGAGAATGTTGATCCTAAATCTATTTTGTAGCATAACTATCAAGTAGATTACTCCTTTAGATAACGAATAAATCAACCTACGTAGTGACCAAACTGCAAGATAGTTCAGTTTATAAATAATAATAGTTTTTTCCTAATTTAAATGTTTGCGGAATTTGTTTCTTTTTGCTGGGTTTCTATTGCAACGCCTGTCAGTGGAAGCGTAATCACAAACTCACTGCCTTCGCCCAAAGTAGAATTGACCTCAATCTTTCCTTGATGTTTTTCCACTACAATTTGACGAGCGATCGCTAACCCTAATCCAGTACCTTTTCCCACGCTTTTGGTAGTAAACAAATGCTCGAAAATCTTCTGTTTTAAATCATCTGCCATGCCGATACCGTTATCGCGCAGACGAATCAAAACAGATTGGCGATCGTCTGATAATTCTGTTTTCACAGTAATCAGGTTTGGTTTGGCTTCAATATCTCTAAAACTGCGTCCAATATTCGATTCTTCTAAAGCATCAATAGCATTTGCTAGGATATTCATAAACACCTGATTGAGTTGTCCGGGAAAGCATTTAATCGCAGGGATATTCCCGTAATTAGTCACAACTTCAATCGCGGGCCGAAAATTGTTAGCTTTGAGGCGGTGTTTGAGGATTAAAATTGTACTATTGATGCCTTCATGAAGATTAGTAGTTACTTGATGATTTTGGTCGGCACGGGAAAAAGTGCGGAGGCTGGTACTGATACATTTGATGCGATCGCACCCCAGTTTCATCGAGCCAATTATCTGGGGCAAGTCTTGGAGGAGATAGTCTAAATCAATCTCTGCGGCATGAGTTGCAATCTCTGTTTCCGGGGCGCGATCGCGATAGAAATTAAGATGTGCAATCAAGTCTTCAAGGGCTTGCTTTGCTTGATTTAAGTTACCAGAAATAAAGCCAACGGGATTGTTAATCTCGTGTGCTATCCCAGCAACGAGATTACCCAAAGCAGACATCTTTTCGCTTTGAATCATTTGCAATTGGGCATTTTGCAATTCTTGTAGCGCTGTTTCCAAATCTTCCGATTGTTGCCGCAACTGCATTTCTGATTCTCGAAGCGCAGTTTCGGCTTGATGCCGTTTGATTCCCAAAGCAATTTCCTGAGCTGCAAATTCCAAAAATTCTAGCACTTGCTCAGAAAGCAGTTGCCGAGAAAACATCGCAATCACACCCAGCAGTTGTCCACCGATCATCAATGGATAGCCGGCAAACGCGACCATATTCTCTTGTCTTGCCCAGTCTTTATCTCCGACTAGTGGGTCAGTTAAAACATCGTTGGTTAAATGGGGTAATTTTTCTTGAGCGATTAGGCCAATTTTGAATTTGCCCACCGGGACACGGGCGTGTCCACCGTTAATGTGGGTATACAGCCCTGAACTTGCCTGAAGCTCAAGCATGGCTTGATCAGAGCTCAAAGTCCAAATGCGGGCAAATGCTGCCCCCAAATGCTTTACCACAGCATCTGTGCAGAGTTGTAGCATTTCCTGGATATTTTCTTCACGAGCCAGGGCAGAATCTACATCTGCACGAAAAGCGTTAAGTCTAGCTTGGATGGCGAGTCCAGCTTCGGCACGTTTACGTTCGCTAATGTCAATCATCACGCCATCCCAAATTATCGAACCATCGGCTTGTAGCTCTGGTTGAGAGGTAGCTTGCACCCATTTCACAGTTCCTGACGCTGTGATGATGCGATATTCTGACTTAAACAGTGTTAGATTTTGGGCGGAGTCGACCCCGACTTGGCTAACGCTGGCGTAATCGTCAGGATGGATCATCGCATCAAGGCTATAAACCCCTGTCATAAGTTCTTCTGGCGTAACTTCGTACAGATCGTAACTAGCAGAGTTGGCATAGAGAGTTGAACTAGAACCGTCGGGAGTTAACCCGAAGCGATAGATCATACCCGGTATATTTTCGGTAAGTTTTTGAAAGCGGGCTTCACTAGCTTGCAGTGCTGTCAAGGATTGATGAAGGCGGGCATTGTCTAGAGCAATGGCTGCTTGGGCGCAGAGAAAAGTTGTAACTAAAAGGCGATCGCGTGTAAATACTCCTTTAATACAGCGATGTTCTAAATATAACAATGCTACTAATTTATCTTGATAGAGAATTGGCGTGCAAAGAACGCTTCGCGGCCGATATTGCAGCATATACCCATCTATCAATTCTGGACTGTCTGTTTTTTTACCATCAATAATTACTGGCTCAAGAGTTCTGTTGACATACTCAATCAGCTGTATCGGCACTATATTTGAGTCTGTCAGTGGTATAGTTCCCAGATGGGTAATGGGCGAAGAACAGCCTGATTGCAGGTAAGTTATGGCACGGATTTGCAATTCATTGTCGCTGGGCAGCAACAGCACACAGGTTTCGGCTCCGGTATTTTCCAAAATAGTCTGAGTGAGGCTGCTAATTAGTTCTTCTAGTTGGATGTTGCTAGAAATGGCTTGAGCGGCTTTGAGGACATCAGCGAGGCTGGTGCGACTACTTAAGACTTCAGTCGATTTGTAGTTAGCAACATGGGTAGAGGTTGCAAAGGTTTCCAGGGGATGGCAACTGAGTTTAGGTTGATTCACGATGGGCTGGAGTAACTGGGAATAGCGAGTTTCCAAATCGGCAGCTTTGGTTTTAGCACCCCAATGAGCATAGCCATAGTAGGCTTCTTGCAGATAGGCGGCGGCGACTTTTTCTTTGCCCCAATTGAGGTAAAACTTAGGTGCGAGTTCTTTGGCGAGAGCTTGTTCCTGGATATAATTGTTTTCTTTGGCAAGAGTAATAGCATATTCAATTGCTTCCATTCGCTGACCTAAAACTCGATGGCGTTCCGCTGTCACCAAATCATAATTTATGCTGGAAATTCATCGGCGCGTAAATTGCCCAATATTTGAGTTTTTCCTGGTTAGCAGCGATGCGTTCCTCCATCTGCTGTTGTGAGTCAGAGAGTTGCCCAAACAACACCAGTTGGGCTAAAGAATCATAGAAACGAAAGATGGATAGACACATCCTAGCGAAGACAGCATCCAAATACTGTCTTGCCTGCTCTAGTGCTTGTCCAAACGTTCCAAACAGATAGGAAACAACTAGTTTGTGAATCCAGAGTAAGCCTAATCCAGTGCGATCGCTTACTGTTTCATATAATGTAACTTTTTTTTGGTCAGATACCCGAATCGCTTGATAAACTGGGGTGCGCGACCTGACATATAGCTGATTTGTCAGCCGATATCCTGGTAAATCAATCTTGATGCTCTCCATTTTCAACCCCCAGAGTAAATTGCGAGAACTCTTTCCTTAGAATACCTAGCCTGAGTAGGAATTTCATAGGCAAACGATCACCTATGAGATGAGGTGTGTTTAAAATTTAAACAGCAATTAAATGGTAACTTGCTATAAGGTAAGATTTTTACAGCATTTTATTCTTGATTTAAAAGCGATCGCTCTGCGTGGTAAACAATAAGCGATCGCTTTTTGCTTTTATGTAGCCAAAGGTTATTAACCTAAAAAATCCCTGTTAATGTCCTCCTTCCCATATCTGAAGTTGTCTTTCGGCAGCTACTATGCAGTTGAGATACTTGGGTGGATACAAAAAATGTTCGTAAGCTAAAGACATCAGTCTAGCAGCCTCAGTATATGGTACTCGTCCTATTCCTGTACCCAATCCAGGACAAGCAATAGTATTTATTTTGTGCTTGGCATATTGATTATGATGCCGAACTGCCAGCAGCATAGCCCACATAGCTGTATAAGGAATATCTGTTCCAGCAATCGGCATGGGAACTCGCATAGTAGGTGTATGAGCCAAAAAAAGATGCTTTTGATGACCTGTTTCTACAGAACGGAATGAATTCCAGATTTTGGCAATTTGGCAACCGATGTTTTAAAGTTGCAGTTTTAATGGAAATATCAACACAACGGGATGTAAAGAAGTTGTACGAGGAATGGAGCTAACGCTCCTGCTTCAAGAGTCCCGGCTATGCCAGTTGTTGTCGCAAGTTCTGTAGAATATCTCTACAAATTGATACAGTACTTGCTACATGAGCGTTACCGCTCCACAACTGGCTAGAAATCAAACAAAAACACATAGTGCGGATTTGCTTGAATTAAGGAAGGTAAGAAATGCGGATAATGGACATTTATTCCTAAGAACATCGCTCCCATCGTAAAATTTTTAGTAGCCGATGGGTAGTAGATTACAAAATAGCATCTTCACCAATGGTAGTTACACGACAATATGAAGCAAGAGTAAGAGAATTTACCTGAAGTAAGCACAAAAGGAGCGTGTATACAGATGGGGAAAGGGAGGTTAGAAGCATTCAGCGATGGAGTAATCGCTATCATTATCACCATTATGGTACTGGAGTTGAAAGTGCCACATGGCTCTGATTTGGCTGCGTTACGTCCGCTGATACCAGTATTTTTGAGCTATCTGCTGAGTTTTATTTTTCTCGGCATTTACTGGAACAATCATCATCACTTATTGCAAGCAGTCCGTCATGTTAATGGTCGTATTCTTTGGGCTAACCTGCATTTACTGTTCTGGTTGTCATTAATCCCCTTCGTCACGGCCTGGATGGGCGAAAACCACTTCGCTGCTTTGCCAGTTGCATTTTATGGTATGGTACTGTTGTTTGCTGCACTTGCTTACTTCATTCTTGGCCGCAGCCTCATTTATCACCACGGCAAAGATTCTGCTCTGGCAACTGCACTAGGTGAAGACTTCAAAGGAAGAATATCGGTAGTTTTCTATGTTATGTCAATTCCACTTGCCTTTGTGAACTCGTGGTTTTCTTGTGGATTGTACGTTCTGGTCGCGATTATGTGGCTCATCCCTGACAGGCGTATTGAGAAGACTCTCACGCCGTGAGAGGGCAGTGACAAAGCAAAACCCTATCATTCAAACAGCTACTATGAGGTAACTTGCTGTATTTATAAAAAACTGGTAAGATTCTCATAGCATTTTATTCTTGATTTCAAAGCGATCGCTCTGCTGTAGTAAACAATAGGCGATCGCTTTTACCTTTCTTTAGCTCTATATATAAAAAGTCAGGCAGCTATTCAACAGGCGCTATTTTTTATAAAAAATAAAATATTTATTAGATTTTTAAAATATATGGTTAAAGTAGTGTAGGTGTTTAGGCAATTAAGTAGGTAGGTGCCAAAAAAGTCAGCTATGTTAAGATATGTAAAGACTGATAATGCATCTACAAGGTAGTTGGTGTATGGGTGCGCGTTTAAGGGTATTTCTGACTCCTGAGCAAGACCAAACTTTACTAAATCTGAGAAAACAGGATGTACCACAGAAAGTCAAAGACAGGGCGGAAATAATCAGGCTAAATGCACATGGTTGGTATGTAGAGAAGATAGCAGATCACTTTGATTGTCACAAAAAAACAGTCACAAAAGTTTTGCATCAATGGCAAAAACTGGGCACAGAAGGGCTTTGGGAATCTCCTGGGCGAGGGGGGAAACCAAAGTGGCTTGAGGATGACATGATATTTTTAGAAGAATGCCTCAGAAACGAGCCACGCACATACAATAGTTCTCAGTTAGCTTTGAAGTTGAAAACAGAACGCAACGTTGAGATGAGTGCCGACAGATTAAGACGGGTACTCAAAAAAAGGGGGTCGATTGGAAACGGACAAGGAAAAGCCATAAAGGAAAACAAGACCCAGTAGCACGAGCAAACAAGCAAGCAGACCTAGACATGTTGGAATTAGCTGCTGCCACTGGTGAAATAGACCTGAAATACCTAGACGAGTCAGGGTTCTGTATGTGGAGCGAACCTAGTTATACATATTACTTTAGAGGTGAGCAAAAACGGTTAGAACAGACTAAACGCCGTGGTCGCAGATTAAGTATTATCGGGCTTCTCCAACCTTTAATCAGTTTTGTTTACGGTTTAGTTATCGGTGGTGTTGACCGTAAATCTTATATAGAAATGATGGAGAAAGAAGCCAAACAAGCCCAAGAAACTGGACGTATCAGCGTGATTGTGCAAGATAACGGGCCAATACATCGCTGCCAAGAAGTTCAACAATTGTGGAAAAAATGGGAAAGTCAGGGTTTGTACATCTTTTTTCTCCCGAAATATTGCTCAGAAATGAATCCAATTGAATTGGAATGGCAACATCTCAAGAAAGATGAGTTATCCGGGCAAGCATTTGATGATGAGCTAGATCTCGCTTACGCCGTCATCAATGGTGTTCAAGCTAGAGGAAAAAAAAACAATCACAACACACATCGTGTAAAATTTAGCTCTAGATTATCAACTTAAGATTTTGTTACATAGTAGAAAATTTCGGTGCCTACCTACTTATTCTTGCTGCTTGACTTTACCAGGAAGCGTGATTAGTTTTCATACTGCACGTAGTGCGATCGCATTCCGAATTGAGTTCTCAATAAGTATTATAGTTTTGATTTTTGTTCACCAAAGTAGAATTTTAATCACCAATCAATGTACATCGATTCTTCAAGTTCAAGTAGATACAATGAATGAAACAATGTACATTGAGAGTTCAAACTAGTAACTACTCTCTAGTTACTCAAAGCATCTTTAATATTATCAACAGTGCTTTGAATAACATTCTTTGTGTTGTCTACTGCTTTCTCTGTTCTTGCTGCATCTTCCTCTGCTCTTCTTTCAATAGTAGCTTTATCTCTCTTGGCTTTGCGTTCTACAAAACTACCATCGTTATCGGTTGCTTGCTCAACTTTACTGGCATTACTATTTGCAGCTTCCTTAACCTTATC
This region of Nostoc sp. UHCC 0302 genomic DNA includes:
- a CDS encoding ATP-binding protein, which gives rise to MTALQASEARFQKLTENIPGMIYRFGLTPDGSSSTLYANSASYDLYEVTPEELMTGVYSLDAMIHPDDYASVSQVGVDSAQNLTLFKSEYRIITASGTVKWVQATSQPELQADGSIIWDGVMIDISERKRAEAGLAIQARLNAFRADVDSALAREENIQEMLQLCTDAVVKHLGAAFARIWTLSSDQAMLELQASSGLYTHINGGHARVPVGKFKIGLIAQEKLPHLTNDVLTDPLVGDKDWARQENMVAFAGYPLMIGGQLLGVIAMFSRQLLSEQVLEFLEFAAQEIALGIKRHQAETALRESEMQLRQQSEDLETALQELQNAQLQMIQSEKMSALGNLVAGIAHEINNPVGFISGNLNQAKQALEDLIAHLNFYRDRAPETEIATHAAEIDLDYLLQDLPQIIGSMKLGCDRIKCISTSLRTFSRADQNHQVTTNLHEGINSTILILKHRLKANNFRPAIEVVTNYGNIPAIKCFPGQLNQVFMNILANAIDALEESNIGRSFRDIEAKPNLITVKTELSDDRQSVLIRLRDNGIGMADDLKQKIFEHLFTTKSVGKGTGLGLAIARQIVVEKHQGKIEVNSTLGEGSEFVITLPLTGVAIETQQKETNSANI
- a CDS encoding IS630 family transposase (programmed frameshift), coding for MGARLRVFLTPEQDQTLLNLRKQDVPQKVKDRAEIIRLNAHGWYVEKIADHFDCHKKTVTKVLHQWQKLGTEGLWESPGRGGKPKWLEDDMIFLEECLRNEPRTYNSSQLALKLKTERNVEMSADRLRRVLKKGVDWKRTRKSHKGKQDPVARANKQADLDMLELAAATGEIDLKYLDESGFCMWSEPSYTYYFRGEQKRLEQTKRRGRRLSIIGLLQPLISFVYGLVIGGVDRKSYIEMMEKEAKQAQETGRISVIVQDNGPIHRCQEVQQLWKKWESQGLYIFFLPKYCSEMNPIELEWQHLKKDELSGQAFDDELDLAYAVINGVQARGKKNNHNTHRVKFSSRLST
- a CDS encoding EAL domain-containing protein; this encodes MSQICPISKTCACHNVVRCRTKEAGRLFLWFPVPHTLKKVTSYLEQLALRYELMHERPGLTLDCRSGESQEIARNLAQLLAPRELRETQVLFIRGAIQPQLHDFSDIASLQRFIKFNQSDWLIEMLARERFTSYFQPIVSIKDTSQIYGYESLLRGLDEQGNLVMPEAILELAAEAGLLPQLDRVARLSTITQVSQHQVSGHIFINFAPTALYDPVSCLGSTVEAIDQAGIPHERVVFEVVESDNPQDLEHLKGVLQFYRNAGFLVALDDLGSGYSSLNLLHQLRPDFIKLDIGLIRNVHQDLYKASITEKLLEITHKLNIKTVAEGIECIEELNWLRERGATLAQGYLIARPSAVPATTTPRFNNSPLTLASANSKQVDQHVQHQSEYERIVADVTQRIRQSLQLEEILQTTANEVRQLFEVDRVVIYQFKPDWSGLVAVESLAQGCMSILGFHVMDTCFQSTCASSYQQANTKAIADIENAGLSPCHVELLRSLEIRANLVVPILQQQRLWGLLIAHQCRSTRQWQQSEINLFNQLAGQTAIAIQQSELYQQLQQANQELQRLASYDGLTQVANRRCFDDTLQSEWLRLAREQAFLSLILCDVDYFKLYNDTHGHLAGDDALRQVAKAISQAVKRPADLVARYGGEEFAVILPNTDVEGAIAVARDIQNYVCGLQIPHTNSQVSEFLTISLGIATIIPHSQSSPASLVAAADQGLYQAKAQGRNCIMQMNCENVDPKSIL
- a CDS encoding TMEM175 family protein gives rise to the protein MGKGRLEAFSDGVIAIIITIMVLELKVPHGSDLAALRPLIPVFLSYLLSFIFLGIYWNNHHHLLQAVRHVNGRILWANLHLLFWLSLIPFVTAWMGENHFAALPVAFYGMVLLFAALAYFILGRSLIYHHGKDSALATALGEDFKGRISVVFYVMSIPLAFVNSWFSCGLYVLVAIMWLIPDRRIEKTLTP
- a CDS encoding macro domain-containing protein; protein product: MAHTPTMRVPMPIAGTDIPYTAMWAMLLAVRHHNQYAKHKINTIACPGLGTGIGRVPYTEAARLMSLAYEHFLYPPKYLNCIVAAERQLQIWEGGH